GCACCGGTCTCAGCTCGCCGAGCGCGGGACGCCCGCCGAGATGCCGCGCTCGCGGCGTGACGCGCGCGAACCACGAAGTGAGCAGCACGGCCACCAGCAGGCCGGGAATCGCGGCGAGCCAGGTGCGTTCGATGCCGAAGCGACCTGCCACCGAAACCGCGAACAGGGGCCCAAGCGCGAAGCCGAGTGTGCCGCCGGTGACGAAGATCGACATCGCCAGTGATCGACTGGTGCCCTGTTCGCTGGCCAGCACCGCGGCCTGTGGATGGAAGGCCGCGACGCCCATGCCGCCGATCATGAGCAGGGCCACCAGTGCGCCGTAGCTCGGCGCGAGGCCGATGCTGCTCAGGAAGATCGCGGCCACCATCGGTCCGAATGCCACGAACCACGGACGGTGGAGCCGGTCCGAGACCCAGCCGTAGAGCGGCTGTGCGAAAGACGACGAAATCGCGGCGAATGCCACCAGGCTGCCCACCTGGGTGAGGCTCAGGTGCAGGCGATGCACGAGCAGCGGAAGGAGCGGCGAGAAGAAGCTCGAGTAGGCGTCGGTCGAGAAGTGGGCGAAGGAGAGCAGCAACAGGCGAGGACGCAGATCGAACTTCATTTGCCCGGAAACGGTAGCACAGCGGCGTCACTCGCGCGTGACGCGCGGGCAGGAGGAGACCGGCGGCTCGCGGAAATTCGTCCGGCTACGCCGCCCGGGAAAGAATGCGCTCGAGGCGCGAAATGTAGGCCTCGGTGCGCTCGACTTCCGCCTTGGCCCTGGGCAGGAGCCGCGTGCACTCGGTCACGCGCTCCTCGGCCGCCAGGCGTTCGATCTGGGCGAACACGCGCTCGCAGGCCACCGCTCCGACCGTGGCGCACATGCCCATCAGGCCGTGCGCCTCGAATTCGATGCGGTGCGCCTCGTGCTCGATCATTGCCGCCGCCAGGCGCTCGAGTCGCGGCGGGACGTCGGCGAGGAAAGTGTTGAGCAGCGTGTCGCGCAACGCCGCGATTCCCATGGACGAGCCCTCCAGGCGCGCGTTGTCGATCGGCACCTCCGGCGCCGCTGCGTCCTCGGAATCGATCACCACCGGCTTGAAGCCAATGCCGCTGTTCTCGAGGTTCGCAGGCAGAGCGTCGAGGGTGTCGCCGGGCGAGCGCTTCGCTTCGCCGGCCGGGGCGTCGCCGCGGGCCATCAGCTCGAGCTTCTTCTCGAGATCCGGAGCCTTGAGCGTAATCGCACTCGCGCGCACCGGCGAGCGTTCGGCGGAAGCCGCCTGATTCGAATGGGCTCGTGTCCAGCGCTCGACCATGCTGCACAGCTGCCCGATGTCGATGGGTTTGGGCAGGCAATCGTCCATGCCGGCAGCGTGGCAACGCTCGATCTCGCTCGGCTGAGTGTTGCCGGTCATCGCCACGATCGGGGTGCGCAGTCCGCCGCGCTCGCGTGTGCGGATCGCGGTGGTGGTCTTGAAGCCGTCCATGTCCGGCATCTGGACGTCCATCAGGATCAGGTCGTAACGCTGGGTTTCGGAGCGGCTGAGCGCTTCGTTCGCGTTGTTCGCGACGTCGATGGTGTAGCCGAGCCGTTGCAGCGCCCAGTTGGCGACCAGCTGATTCACGGCGTTGTCCTCGACCAGCAGGATCCGCATGCGACCGCGCCGCGCTTCGGCCAGCGAATGCCGCGTGACCAGCGCGGGAGCGTTGCCCGGCGTCTGGCTCTGCTGCGCGTGAACCACCTCGATCAAGCCATCGTAGAGCTCACCCCATTCGATCGGCTTCAAGAGGTACGCCGAGAAGCCCATGGTCTGAGCGCGCTGCGCATCGCCCTTGCGGCCGACGCTGGTCATCATCATGGTGATGGTGCGCTCGAGCGCGGCATCCGAGCGGATCGCCCATCCCAGCTGCTCGCCGTTGGTCCCGGGGAGCTGCATTTCGATCAGCGCCACCTGGTGCGGGCGACCCTCCGACGCGGCGTTGCGCATGCGGGTGAGCGCTTCGTCGGCCGAGTCGGCCTCATCGGTTTCGCATCCCCATGCCGAGAGCATCTCCTTGAGCGACTGGCGGATGTTCTTGGACGGATCCACCACGATGACCCGCATGCCTCGCAGCTGGACGTTCTTGGGTGCGGCGCTGTAGGCGGGGCCGGCCTGCTTGTCGAGCGCCATGCGGAACCAGTAGCTGCTCCCCAACCCCTCCGCGGTCTCGACACCCACTTCACCCCCCATCAGGGTGACCAGCGAGCGCGAAATCGCGAGCCCAAGACCGGCGCCGCCATACTGGCGCGTAATCGCGGCATCGGGAGACGCCGCGCTCTGGAACACGTGTGCCAGCTCCTCGCGCGACTCGCCGCCGCCGGTGTCGGTCACCGAGAACTTGAGAGTGACGCGCGCGTCGTCCTCGGAGACGCGATCGACGCGCACCGTCACACACCCCTCCTCGGTGAACTTGATCGCGTTACCGCCCAGATTGAACAGCACCTGGCGAATGCGGCCCGGGTCGCCCTTCAGGCGCGACGGCACCTCGTGACTCACCTGGCAATCGAAGTCGAGCGCCTTGGCGTTCGCCATCGGCGCCAGCAGCGCGCTCACTTCGTCCACGGTCACGCGCAGATCGAAGTCCAGCTTCTCGATCTCGAGCCGGCCGGCCTCGAGCTTCGAGAAGTCGAGCGTGTCGTCGATCAGATGGATGAGGGTCTGGCTCGAATTGCGGATCACCTCGACCAGGTTGCGCTGCTCGTTGTCCAGCTCGGTCTCGAGCAGCAGATGCGTCATGCCCATCACGCCGTTCATGGGGGTGCGGATCTCGTGACTGATGGTGGCGAGGAAGTCGCCCTTGAGCTGGGCCTGGGCCTGCGCCTCGGTCAGCGCGTACTGAGCGTCCTGGACGCGCCGATCCACGTTCGAGAACTGCGCCTGCAGTTCGTGGCAGCGGCGTTCGGCCTCGGTGAGCCGCGCCTGCAGCCGGGCGCACTCGGCGCGTGACGCTTCGAGCTCGCGCAGGCTCGCCGCCCCGGTCGAGTCGGCGTTGCGCGCGGCCTCGCCGCGAGCCGTCTCGAGGGCGCGTGCGTGCTCCTCGTGGACGGCTTCCAGCGCGCGCGCGTGCTCGGTGCGGGCCGCTTCCATGGCGCGGCTCGCGTCGAACCGGGCTTCGTCCAGCGCGCGCGCGCCTTCGAGGCGCGCCGCCTCGAGCGACCGAATGCCCTCCAGCCGTGCCGCGTCCACCGCGCGAGCCGCTTCGTCGCGCGCGAGGTCCAGCGCGCGACGGTGCTCCTGCCGCAGGGCTTCGAGTTGCTGGAGCGCGTTCTGGGTGCGAGCGTCGGCTCCGGCCGCGGCGCGCTGCTCCACCTCGGCGAACCGGAGCTGCGTCTCGCCGAGCTGGCGCTCGGCGGCCTCGAGACGCGCCCGCGCCTCGTCGGCGCGTCGTTCCGCGGATTCCGCGCGCGCCCGCAATTCCCCCAGCTGCGACTCGGCGGCCTCGCGCGCGCGCCGGACGTCGGCGAGCTGCGCTTCGGACGCGTCGCGCGACTGGCGGGCCTCGATCGACAACCGCTCCGCCTGCTCGTGACGATGCTTCCATTCGAACGCCTCGCGCTCGGCGGCCTCGACGCGCCGGCGGCCTTCGCTGGATTGCCGCTCCGCCGCATCCCTGGCCCGGGCCAGTTCGGCAAGTTCGCGCTCGGCCGCCTCGCGCCGCGACACGGTGTCCGCCAGCTGGCGCTCGAACTCGTCCCGCCGATGGCTGGCCTCTGCCATCTCGCCGCGAAGGCTCTCGCGCTCGCGGCGCAGCTCGTCGCGCTCGGATTCGAAGACTGCGACCTGACGAAGCGCTGCTTCGTGCTCCTCACGGAGCTCGGCCAGCCGGCGCTCGGCCTCGGCTCGCGCCTCGTTGGCGCTCTGGATGGCCGCCAGGATCTGGGTGTTCGATTCGGCCGGCGGCAGCACCGAAGGCGCCGCGGCCGGCGGCTCGAAGGGCGCGATCGGCGCGACGAAGGAGGCGGAGAGCGGCTCGGGGGCGGATTCGGGTGCCGGGGCCGGGTTGGGCGCGGACGGCGCGAGCTGCGATTCCGGAGAGGCGTCCACCAGTTTGAGCGGCGGGACTGGCGGCGAAGGGCTCGAGGCGCGACCGGCGATATCGTCGGGCGGCGGGAACTGCTCGAACGGGACGATTTGGAGTCCATCGAACGGACGGACCACGGGTGCGGCCGGCGCTGCCGGCGCCTCGGCGGCGGGTGGCGCCGGAAAGTTCGGCGCCGAGGAACTCTCCGCCGGCGCCTCCGGGCCTTTCGACACCGCCAGCGACCAACCGCGCGCAGGCGCGTCGGCCGAGTCCGGCGAGGTCGCCGTCGGCTCCTTCGAGGAGGATTCGAGCGGGAGGCTGGGCGCGGCTTCCACCGCCGGCCGCACCGCGGGCGCCGGCGCGACGGCCACGGACGCCTCCGGCGCGGTTTCGAGCGCCGGGGCCGCCGGCTGCGCAGGGAGCTCGCTCATCGCCAGCGCGATCTCGGCCTCGCTCATCGGGCGCGCCACGCCCACGAACACCAGCTCCCCATCGGGACGCAGCGACATTCGCGAGCGCACCGCGAGCCACACTTCCTGGCCGGCGGCGTTCTGGATACGAGTGATGTCGAGATGCGCGTCGGACTTGAGATTTCGGGCGCGGCGCAGATAGCGTCGAGCGAGGTGGTTGCGATAGGGCAGCGGCACCAGGCGGGTGAACGAGCTCCCGAGCAGGTCCGAGGCGCGCACTCCGGCAACGGCATCGATCGCGGCGCTCATCCACTGGAAGCGCCCCTGCTGATCGCAGCAGAAGATGATGTCCGGCGCGGCGTCGAGAACCTCGCGGAGCCCGATCGAAATCGTGGGGGCTCCGGAGAAAGCGGGCTGTCCAGATCCGTGGCGCTCGAACATGGGAGGCGAAGTTCCCCGCGGGAAAATGCGATGCCGGCCGTCCTTGCCGGGACGATCCTTGTCGTTGTCCCTATCGGCCGGCGAGCGGGCGGCCTTGAGGTGAGATTGCAGAAAGCGATGCCTGCGGAATCGCGCCCACCCGGGAGCGCCCACCTCTATATAGGGGGCTGAGGCCGACCGGCTACCGCCAGCGAAGCCCGCGCGTGGCCAGCTTCATCAGCGCGGAAACCACCGTGACGAGTATCAGCAGCACCAGCGCCGCGCTCCAGGCCTGCCGGTTCCAGTCCTCGTAGGGTGAGCGGGCGTAGTCGTAAATGTAGATCGGCAGCGAGGCGATCGGCCGGTCCACCGCCACCGACCAGAAGCGGCTGCCGAGCGCCGTGAACAGCAGCGGCGCGGTTTCACCGGCGGCACGCGCCAGCGCCAGCAGCGAAGCGGTGATGACGCCGCCGGCCGCGGCCGGAAGCACCACGTCCTGGATCATGCGCCAGCGCGGGGCGCCCAGCGCCAGTGCCGCCTCGCGATAGGAGCGCGGTACCAGTCGCACCACTTCTTCGGTCGAGCGAACGATGGTCGGCAGCATCAGAATCGCGAGCGCGCACCCGCCGGCCAGCGCCGAGAAGCGGCCCATCGGCACCACCACCAGCCCGTAGGCCGCGACTCCGACCACGATCGAGGGGACGCCGGCGAGCACGTCGGCGGTAGTGCGGATCACGGTGCCGAGCGGCCCGTCGCCGAACTCGGCGAGATAGAGCCCGGCCGCCACGCCGATCGGCACCGCGGCGAGCGTCCCGAGCCCGACCAGCTCGAGGGTGCCGACGATCGCATTGGCCATGCCGCCGCCGGGCTCCCCCACCGGCGTCGGGAGCCGGGTGAAGAAGTTGAGCGTCAGCCCGGCCGCGCCGTGCCGAACCAGGTGGAGCACGATCAGGATCAGCGGCAGGATCGCGAGCCCGGCCAGCAGGTGGCACGCGATCGTGAACGCGAGATTGGCGGCGCGGCGCAGCGCCGAGGGCCCTCGCGCTTCGAGGCGCGGCAACGAGCTAGGCGGCGCCGGCGACATCACGTCGTCCTCCCGTGCTCCAGATCACCAGCAGACGGGCTCCGGCGTTGACCAGGATCGTGACCGCGAACAGCACCAGCGCGATTTCGATCAGCGCCGACAGATGGAGCCGCCCGGTGGCCTCGGTGAACTCGTTGGCGATCACGCTCGCCATGGTGGCGCCGGGTGCGAGCAGCGAGGCCGAGATGCGGTTGGTGTTGCCGATCACCATGGTGACAGCCATGGTCTCGCCGAGCGCGCGGCCCAGCGCGAGGATGATCGCGCCCAGGATTCCGGGGCGCGCGACGTCGAGCGTCACCGCGACCGCCTCGGCCCGGGTCGCGCCCAGCGCCAGGGGTGCCTCGCGCAGCGCGCGCGGCATCGAGAGCAGGATCTCGCGCGAGATCGAGACGATGGTGGGCACGATCATCACCGCCAGCACGATGCCCGCGTTCAGCATCCCGATACCGAACGGGAAACCCTGGAACAGCGGCAGGAAGCCGAGGTGCTTCAAGAGCCATGGCTCGATCAGCGAGCGAAGGAACGGCGCGAGCAGGAACAGTCCCCATACGCCGAACACGATGCTGGGGACGGCGGCCAGCAGCTCGACCACGAACGCCACGGCGCCGCCGATCGTGCGCGGTGCCAACTCCACCAGGTACACCGCGGTGCCGAGCCCCAGGGGAATCGCCAGGACCAGCGCGACGAGCGATGACACCGCGGTGCCATACAGGTAGGGAAGTGCGCCGAACTTCTCCGCCACCGGATCCCAGTCGGTCGAAACCAGGAAACGCCAGCCGAACGCGTGCATGGCGGGCAGCGCTCCGCGCGCGCTCTCCCAGACGATGAGCGCGACGATCACGAAGATGACGAGCGCTGCACCCTGGAGAAGCGCGAAGTGCAGCGCGTCGGCGGGGAACGCGCGCCGGCGAGTTGGCGCGCGTTCGATGCCGGCCTGAACCGTCACTGGGCGGTCGCCGCCGCGACCGCGGACAAGGCCTTGCCGCCCGAGGTCAGCGTCCTGAGCGTCGCCTCGTTCACCTTCACCACCGATTCCGGCAGGCGCGCGTAGTCGAGCGCTTCGACCATGTCCTGCCCGTCGTGGATGGCCCAGTTCACGAAATCGCGCAGAGCCTTGGCCTTCGCCGGATCCTTGGTGTCCTGATAAACGATCAGGAAGGTGAGCCCGGCGATCGGATACGCGTCGGGGCTCGCGCCATTCACGATCGGGGTGCGCACGTCCTTGGCCAGTGCCCCCGCCGACGCCGCCACCGCCGCGGTGGTCGAAGCCAGCGTCGGGGCGATGAACTGGCCGGCCTTGTTGCGCACCAGGGCGGTCGCGAGCTGGTTCTGCCTGGCGTAGGCCAGCTCCACGTAGCCGATGGCCCCCGGCGTCTGCTTCACCAGTCCCGACACGCCCTCGTTGCCCTTCCCTCCCACTCCCGCCGGCCACGACACCGAAGTGTTGGCGCCCACCAGCTCCTTCCATTGGCCGCTCACCGCCGAGAGGTAGGTGGTGAAGATGTTGGTGGTGCCGCTGCCGTCCGAGCGGTGAACCGGCAGCAACGGGACCGAGGGAAGCGCCACGCCGGGATTCGCTGCCGCGAGCAGCTTGTCGTTCCAGGTCGTGACCTTGCCCATGTAGATCCCGGCGATCGCCTCGGGAGTGAGCTTCAGGGTGCCCTTGAAGTCCGGGAGGTTGTAGACCATCGCCAGCGAGCCGCCGACGGTCGGAATGTGCACCACCTTGCGCGGCATCTCCTTCAGACGATCGTTCGACAGCGCGGCGTCGCTGGCGCCGAAGTCCACGGTGCCCGCCTTCACCTGTTGGATGCCGGCCCCGCTGCCGATCGATTGATAGTTGATCTCGATGCCGGTCTTCTGGTGATAGGCGTCGAACCACTTGGAATAGATCGGGTACGGAAACGTGGCGCCCGCTCCCGTCAGGTTCTGGGCGCCGGCGCCCGAGGCCGGGAGCACGACGAGCGCGGTCGCGACCAGCGCGGCCTTCAACGAATGGGGTCTCATGATGACGGTGTCCTCCGTGTGCTCAGGATTGCGGCTTGCTGAAGCGGTAGTAGAAGGTGATGCGGGCCTGGAAATCGTTCTGCCCCGGCACGCTGGCCGCGGCCGGGTTGCCGACCTTGTCGTATCTCACGATCTCCAGGTTGGGTTGGACTCGCAGATCGGGAGTCGGCACCCAGTCGACGCCGGCGATCCACAGCTGCGAGTCGACGCGATTGGGATTGTTGGCGTCGGACTGCCACTGGTCGAAGCGTGCCACCACCCCGAACTTTGGGTGGATCATGGAGCGGCCGAAGATCGAATAGCCGCGCTGCTCGGTCTTGCTGGCGTTCAGATGACTGGTCTCGCGGCTGATCGCCTCGCCACCGAGGGCGAATCTGCGGAACTCGTAGCCGGCGAAGATCCGGAACGTGGCGCCGTCCTGATTGGCCTCGAGGCTGTCGGTGTGCGCGGGCACCTTGGGGCCGAGATTCACGCGCATCGCCTGGAAGTCGGCATAGGGCTCGACGCGAAGGTCTCCGACGTGGATCGGAACGTTGACGTAGAAACGCTTGAAGCGATCGCCCTCGGGCCTCTGGCCGGCGCCGTTGCCGATCATCGCCGAATAGCCGACGCGGTGATCGGAATCCATCCAGCCCTTCAGCTCGGCGCCCAGATCGGCCGCCGGCTGCAGGCCGCGAAAGTCCCCCAGCGTCTTCTCGATCGAGCGGTACTGCCAGAAGTCCTCGATGTTCTCGAACGCCGGTGTGTTGAGCATGCCAAAGTAGAAGTCACCACGAGGTATCGCGCTCTTTGCCAGGACGTAAGCATTCTTGACGAACGGCGTGATCTTGCCGTCGGCGGTCAGCGACCTGCTGTCCACCTCGAGCCGGAAGCGGGTCGCGAACCGAACCGTGAGATCGTTGTCGAGCTGGAGGTAGACCCGTCGCAGGAAGATGCCGTTGAGGTCCTGGGTGATCGGGTGGGTGCCATCGATCAGCGCGCTCCCCTGATCGGCCCCGCTGCTGTTGTAGGTGTGGGTGGAGATGCCGTCCACGTTGTAGTAAGCGTCGGCGAAAACCAGCCCGCTGATCCGTCCGCGTGGGAAGTCGGGCGGCGTGGAGGCCGGTGGTGGCATCATGGCCTGGGCCGCTGGATTCGAATTCAGGGAGGTGGAGGTGGAGTCACCGGGCGCGGACTGGGAGCTGCGGGGAAAACCGGCAAGGCACAGCACGACGACTGCGGCGAACGCCCGGGGACGAGGTCGCATCCTGCTCCTTTCGCTGAGTCACTCCGCGCGACGGATGCCGCCCCGGAGCTGGGGTGAGGCACCCGGTCCGACCGCGTGTCGGAGGACTCGCCTGGCGCCGCGAAATGACGCCGACCGGAAGGTGGGGCGCGCGGCGTTGCCGCGACCGCACCAGCGTGTTGCCGTGATGTAAACACGATGGCGTCCCCGCAACTCCCGTCAGTCGAACTCGCTACCCGCGGTGGCGGGCGGTTGCTCGAACGCGGTTTGCCCGATCTGGATCGGGGCGAGGTTATAGCTCTCGCCGCGGATCGGAGCGCCGGCCGCCCGCCGCAGCATGGCGAGCTGACCGACGTGCGTGAGCGCGTCGGCCATCGAGCCCTGGAAGATCCTCTCCCACGGGGTCGCGAGCGGTGTGCCGGTGGCGAGCAACTCGTCCCAGCTCGTCACCGCCGAGAAGAAGCGTTCGACTTCATCATCCCACTGGAGTGGCTTCGAGTCGTTCCACACCGCTTTGCCTCTCGACATGCTGAGTCCCCAGTCCATCAGGTCTCCCATGTGGGCGAGGATCTGGACCGGAGTCCTGAGGCCCGGCGCTGCCTGGAATTCAGCGAACTCCGGGGGCGCGCCGCGAACCGCCTTGGAGCCTCGGTAGGCCAGCGTCGCCAGCGTGTGACGGAGGAACGGATGTTCGGTGAGCATGCTTTGCCTCCTGGGGCGGCGCCCCGGCGGAATGAGGCTTGCGGACGGCCCGCGAGCCGGCGTGTCGAGCCTAGCGGCCGAGCTCCCCCCGGCGCTTTCACGTTCTTGCGGGGGGCTGGCCCTCCTCCGGATCGGCTCCGCGCGTGCCCCATCCGCGGGCGTAGAATCGCGGTATGCCGAAGCTCGAGCTGCTGGGCGTGGTGGAAACCGATCGACTGCGTGCGGCGCTGGTCCGCTGCGACGGCCGCGATCACGACCGCCGCGAGGAGCAAGCGAATGGGGCGCGGATCTGGTTCGTGCTGCGCGGGCGGTTCGAGCTCTCGAGCCCGCGTTCGCGTCGCATCGGAGACCCGACTGCAGCGCTCCTGCTCCAGCCGGGGGAACGCTTCTCGATCCGGCATCCGGAGGGCTGCGGCGACGTCTGCCTCGCGGTCGGGGGTCCCGCCGCCGACAGCGCCTGCGATCGTCGGGCAACCTCGGTGCCCCTTTCGAACGCCGGCTACCTGAGAATCCGCTCGCTGGCCCGAAGGCTTCAGGGGCGGGACCCGATCGAGACGATCGGGGCCGAAGAGTCGATCTGCGAAGCGCTCGATCCCGAGGCGGCGCCGGGGCGGTCGGCGACGCCGGCCGAGCGACGGCTCGCGGACCAGGTCGCCCATTCGCTGGCCATGCGCTTCGACGAGCGCCTGTCGCTGGCGGAGCTGGCGGCGCCGCATCGGGTGTCGGTGTTCTCGCTGTGCCGGTCGTTCAGACGCGCCCGGCGCACTTCCATCCATCGAACGCTGCTGCGGATCCGCGTCCGGCATGCGCTGGCGCTGATGCTCGACACGTCGTGGTCGCTGGCGCGAATCGCCGCCGAATGCGGGTTCGCGAGCCATTCCCACCTGACGGTCCTGTTCCGGCGGGAGGTGGGCTCGAACCCGAGCCGGTTGCGCCGGCGCGAGCTGATCCGGCCGGCCGGCGGAAGCCGGGCCGGGGACCCACCGGCGCCCGGCCGGCCCCGCGCGTGAGCCGGTTCAGTGGCAGCGAACCGCTCGCGGCAACCCGCCGCCCCCCCGCGGCGTAATCGGGACATGTCCACCCGCCGCCCGGACCCCTTTCGAGGTGTGGTCATGAGACGACTCGCTCTTCTTCTGCTGGCGCTTGCCCTGGTTCCCGCATCCAACGCGTTCGCGCGGGACTGGGACCCCGATCCCAACCTCGGCATCACGCTCAATCCCGCCTGCAATCCACCCTCCCGGCTGGCCCCGCGGTTGGACACTCGCGACGCGCGGTTTTCGATTACCACCGACGATGAACAAGCCACGCTCCTGCTCACCAACAAGGTGGTGGCCATTCAGTTGAGCGATCGCGCGTTCCACAGTCTCCATCGCAAGTTCAGGGACATTCAGCTCGAGGACGACAACGTGCTCGCGCAGACCATCAAGGCGGTGGTGCTCGGCACGGTCGAGGCGATGCTCGATCACCGGATCGAGTGCCCGATTCGCGACATCGACGACGTCCAGTATCGCAACGGGCGCCTGGTGTTCATCACCTCGGACAACGACACCATCTTCGAGAACATCGACGTGCACGATCGCAACGTGCTCGAGGGATTCAGCGAGGCCGACGCCAGGGCCTTCGTTCGCGAGTTCAAGAGGGTGAAGGATCGCTCGACGCTCTAGCGGAGCGCTTCACCGCGCGCGCTAGTTGACCCAGCCGAGCCCCAGGAGCAGCTCGTACAACGGCCCGCTCGCGGTCTGACCGGGGAACACCGAGCCGAGACCGGCGAAGCGAAACGCGTCTACCCTCGACCGATCTCGAGGCGGAAGGCGCCGTGTTTGGCGGGCGCGTCGAACCTGCCGCCCAGCCCCGCGTAGCCGCCCCAGGTGTCGCGACGGCGGCGTCGGGCCACCGACCCACGCCCAAGCGCGCAAGGTACAGATTGTTTCGCGTGGATTCTCCGGCCGAGGCGGGTGGCGCGCCGGCCAGCACGAGCGCGAAGACGATCGCCATCGCGGGCCGCATGGCGCCCGCAGGATTGCGGTCCGCGAGCGCCGACGCTAGCCTGTGGCCATGAGTCGTTCAGGGTCGCGGGGGCTCCCGCCGTCTGAGAGAACGAAGGCGTGAAGGTCGTGATTCTCGCCGGCGGACTCGGCAGCCGGCTCCAGGAAGAAACGGCGGTGCGGCCCAAGCCGATGGTGGAGATCGGCGGCAAGCCGATCCTCTGGCACATCCTCAACATCTACGCGGCTCAGGGATTCGACGAGTTCGTGATCGCACTGGGCTACATGGGCGAGCAGATCAAGGACTACTTCCTCAATTTCTACGCGCTCAACAACGACCTCACCATCGATCTATCCGAAGGCACCAGCCGCGTGCTCGGGAGCAAGCAGCCGCGCTGGAAGCTCCATCTGATCGACACCGGCCCCGGCACCCAGACCGGCGGCCGGGTGGGACGACTGCGTTCGCTGCTCCGGGATGGGACGTTCATGATGACTTACGGCGATGGGGTCGCCGACATCGACCTCAAGCAGCTGCTCGAGTTCCACCGCTCGCACGGTCGGCTCGCGAGCGTCACCGCGGTGCGCCCGCCCTCGCGATTCGGCAGCTTCATCCTGGACGGCAGCCGCATCAGCGAGTTCCAGGAGAAGCCGCAGACCGGCGAGGGCTGGATCAATGGCGGGTTCTTCGTGCTCGAGCCGGGCGTGCTCGATCTTATCGACGGTGACGAGACGGTGTGGGAGCGCACGCCCATGGAACGCCTGGCCCGCGACGGGCAGCTCATGGCCTACCGGCACGAGGGCTTCTGGCAGCCGATGGACACACTGCGCGAGCGGCGCGTGCTCGAAGAGTTGTGGGCGGGCGGGCGTCCGCCCTGGAAGCTGTGGTGAGCGGAATGCGCGTACTGGTCACCGGCAATCTCGGCTACGTCGGCACGGTGCTCACGCCGATGCTGGCCTCGGCCGGCCACGAGGTGTGGGGGTACGACGCCGGCTACTTCGAGCGCTGTCTGATGGGTCCGCTCGGCGACAGCGGCGTGACTCGACAGATCCGGAAGGACCTGCGCGCGGTTGACGCCGGAGACCTGACCGACGTCCAGGCGATCATCCACCTCGCCGCGCTCTCCAACGACCCCACCGGCGAGCTCAACCCCGCGCTCACCCGCGCCATCAATTTCGAGGGCTCGGTCAGGCTTGCGCAGGCGGCGCGCGCGGCAGGCGCGGCGCGATTCCTGTTCGCCTCGTCGTGCAGCATCTACGGCCAGGGCGCAGGCGGCGCGCTCACCGAGGAGGCGCCGTTCCAGCCGCTCACCGCTTACGCGCGCTC
This window of the Candidatus Sulfotelmatobacter sp. genome carries:
- a CDS encoding response regulator, producing MFERHGSGQPAFSGAPTISIGLREVLDAAPDIIFCCDQQGRFQWMSAAIDAVAGVRASDLLGSSFTRLVPLPYRNHLARRYLRRARNLKSDAHLDITRIQNAAGQEVWLAVRSRMSLRPDGELVFVGVARPMSEAEIALAMSELPAQPAAPALETAPEASVAVAPAPAVRPAVEAAPSLPLESSSKEPTATSPDSADAPARGWSLAVSKGPEAPAESSSAPNFPAPPAAEAPAAPAAPVVRPFDGLQIVPFEQFPPPDDIAGRASSPSPPVPPLKLVDASPESQLAPSAPNPAPAPESAPEPLSASFVAPIAPFEPPAAAPSVLPPAESNTQILAAIQSANEARAEAERRLAELREEHEAALRQVAVFESERDELRRERESLRGEMAEASHRRDEFERQLADTVSRREAAERELAELARARDAAERQSSEGRRRVEAAEREAFEWKHRHEQAERLSIEARQSRDASEAQLADVRRAREAAESQLGELRARAESAERRADEARARLEAAERQLGETQLRFAEVEQRAAAGADARTQNALQQLEALRQEHRRALDLARDEAARAVDAARLEGIRSLEAARLEGARALDEARFDASRAMEAARTEHARALEAVHEEHARALETARGEAARNADSTGAASLRELEASRAECARLQARLTEAERRCHELQAQFSNVDRRVQDAQYALTEAQAQAQLKGDFLATISHEIRTPMNGVMGMTHLLLETELDNEQRNLVEVIRNSSQTLIHLIDDTLDFSKLEAGRLEIEKLDFDLRVTVDEVSALLAPMANAKALDFDCQVSHEVPSRLKGDPGRIRQVLFNLGGNAIKFTEEGCVTVRVDRVSEDDARVTLKFSVTDTGGGESREELAHVFQSAASPDAAITRQYGGAGLGLAISRSLVTLMGGEVGVETAEGLGSSYWFRMALDKQAGPAYSAAPKNVQLRGMRVIVVDPSKNIRQSLKEMLSAWGCETDEADSADEALTRMRNAASEGRPHQVALIEMQLPGTNGEQLGWAIRSDAALERTITMMMTSVGRKGDAQRAQTMGFSAYLLKPIEWGELYDGLIEVVHAQQSQTPGNAPALVTRHSLAEARRGRMRILLVEDNAVNQLVANWALQRLGYTIDVANNANEALSRSETQRYDLILMDVQMPDMDGFKTTTAIRTRERGGLRTPIVAMTGNTQPSEIERCHAAGMDDCLPKPIDIGQLCSMVERWTRAHSNQAASAERSPVRASAITLKAPDLEKKLELMARGDAPAGEAKRSPGDTLDALPANLENSGIGFKPVVIDSEDAAAPEVPIDNARLEGSSMGIAALRDTLLNTFLADVPPRLERLAAAMIEHEAHRIEFEAHGLMGMCATVGAVACERVFAQIERLAAEERVTECTRLLPRAKAEVERTEAYISRLERILSRAA
- the pstA gene encoding phosphate ABC transporter permease PstA — encoded protein: MSPAPPSSLPRLEARGPSALRRAANLAFTIACHLLAGLAILPLILIVLHLVRHGAAGLTLNFFTRLPTPVGEPGGGMANAIVGTLELVGLGTLAAVPIGVAAGLYLAEFGDGPLGTVIRTTADVLAGVPSIVVGVAAYGLVVVPMGRFSALAGGCALAILMLPTIVRSTEEVVRLVPRSYREAALALGAPRWRMIQDVVLPAAAGGVITASLLALARAAGETAPLLFTALGSRFWSVAVDRPIASLPIYIYDYARSPYEDWNRQAWSAALVLLILVTVVSALMKLATRGLRWR
- a CDS encoding MFS transporter, coding for MKFDLRPRLLLLSFAHFSTDAYSSFFSPLLPLLVHRLHLSLTQVGSLVAFAAISSSFAQPLYGWVSDRLHRPWFVAFGPMVAAIFLSSIGLAPSYGALVALLMIGGMGVAAFHPQAAVLASEQGTSRSLAMSIFVTGGTLGFALGPLFAVSVAGRFGIERTWLAAIPGLLVAVLLTSWFARVTPRARHLGGRPALGELRPVLRPLALLYLAVVCRSAVSYGFMTFLPIHLHARGYSLSAGGGLTTAYLALGALGGFMGGWLADRYGGRRVVAISFLGATPLYFGFLFLPAPWNLVSLICGSLVLQGSLPVNVVLGQELSPRHSSTISSLLMGAAWGLGALLIGPIGVLADHRGLHVALEVLACMAPLGLVCAWSLPRGVAARPTELVPSAAGGK
- the pstC gene encoding phosphate ABC transporter permease subunit PstC; translation: MTVQAGIERAPTRRRAFPADALHFALLQGAALVIFVIVALIVWESARGALPAMHAFGWRFLVSTDWDPVAEKFGALPYLYGTAVSSLVALVLAIPLGLGTAVYLVELAPRTIGGAVAFVVELLAAVPSIVFGVWGLFLLAPFLRSLIEPWLLKHLGFLPLFQGFPFGIGMLNAGIVLAVMIVPTIVSISREILLSMPRALREAPLALGATRAEAVAVTLDVARPGILGAIILALGRALGETMAVTMVIGNTNRISASLLAPGATMASVIANEFTEATGRLHLSALIEIALVLFAVTILVNAGARLLVIWSTGGRRDVAGAA